From a region of the Synechococcus sp. PCC 7502 genome:
- a CDS encoding CHAT domain-containing protein produces MARPSLLLAILPFISIAYPSWSQSIIPANDGTNTAVNSIGNRIDISGGQLSGDRTNLFHSFQQFGLNTNQIANFLSNPSIQNILGRVVGGDASVINGLIQVSGGNSNLFLMNPAGIIFGNNASLNLAGAFTATTANGIGFGNNFFNAIGTNNYATLVGNPNSFAFTMSHPGAIISAADLAVNSGKDINFLGGTVISTGNLSAPNGSITLSAVPGKNLVRLSQVGDVIGLEFQPNPDLGINPWGLSIPTLPQLLTGANLEKATGLSVNNNGDVILTAAKLPVTVGDAIAKNINTGSSTLSAANNLTLVNSQLQTSQNLNLLAGNTVRIRDSATTAFIANAGAKLSIQGNQGIDVFALNNAASGLFSGTDMILRSANTINGDAHYSIGGNFKIEQLDGSLGNLFSPYDPVIKSNGDVSLASYTGASLHILAGGQVTIPGNIIITGTDTSSFIAETFGLSDGVSTVSINGSIKPTLDIRAGIKPPIAADTLLPSSANITIGNVTIAVPNGDVVLTNQYNPNPTLAGKIQTGNIDTRPATGNGGSVVIDSRGSVTTGNILTTTTTGTISGAIKVLAQDNIASGAIDTTSFTTANAGDITLSSLNGGITAAIIDAGARVNTGNTGNGGNITINASKNIAVTDRISTDAFVNGNGIAGNGGNISVNSTTGNISATNVRSGSVVQSNGTTKKAGAILLSTTGNISVQDVTSNSEIKGASGTTGDGNNITLKGNNISTRDIATLSVISNGAGLGNTGNGAKIQVDATGNISARRVSSTSAVAQGNTGIGGDINLNTTNGNISILQDVTSASATFIGNASNAGKITFQALNGNINVGLGVLSLSFAQSGQSGNGGDVTLTGKSINIGTLTVPGVPSISGSINTSSQSSLVAQNAGNIFISSSGNFTSGDLNSSSIGILGSLNAGNVDITSTGAIATGNINSSRVSFRGGNLNFTATGDISTGSLVTTGGLVNFSSSNGGISVNSIDTWRTNDSGGTVDLTAKSDVAIAGNISTVSEVTSDIGADIKISSTNGKISVSNLFAHGIPVTIGGDIVLNAFGDITAVNLKGADVTANSTNGKIALNSISSYPDELNLGKISLTALNDIAIANNLESYPIANPEDKAGDITATSTNGSITALNIEANSIGGGGKVTLKAAQDIAITDIINTSSALSVSSGTAITQKGGDVNLTAGNNVNVGVINAGSFAASASATSTEGVVSTVASNDAGNVTIDAGKAVNITGSILTNSEVILAGTFSSPSNLGGKINITSGSDVNIGGALFSGAIQQAGDISVNAVGDIVIGGDINAASRVNFTGIDANTQNGGNISLITSTGNITVSGNLNTKSEAISDRNATSGNGGNILLMAAGNVTARDITTNTSATAGTRFTATSGNAGSVTVKANNLSVGNITTIAQKGNGGVVNLTADNSANTGNISTWGANLGITAGNITTSNIDTTRTSPGGNITLTASKGGINLGSLNTKGSTGSLGGSVTITAFGNITATKIDTGSLGANPTEWLAAGNINLSSTNGEILIPTLGAVITTGKISLGIRGTGDLNPITDAGGVGLLFQGVGDALAPGCLCEGWGVSGNGIAGGASPANPNPGNLKITNWSSTPTSVSTTTVLSTLPNLKVTQTYAPAPETTALFKNQVTITNTSAATINDIRYNRTQDWDIPPTEFREYVTVQGREKATNVIYSSNNGFGNVNPLATNSPITPSTLNRDFVNNGPLDQGSAFTFGFGNLAAGKSQVFNIFYGATPSLANAGTALTSVGAEVYSLGLSSGVNSAGIGNQITGTPATFIFAFTGVGGTPTPLPTPTPTPTPTPVPTPTPTPIPTPTPTPVPFESRPPIEETPKTVVTLSLPTQDFLRSTNEEILQDLERETGKKPAIITVKFTPGGDRLVLILSTSKGKIVKSLPINRKQVIDQADNLSLEVASVPIGRNNPQDYLKPAQKLYQWLVAPLDSELEKQQIDTVLFEMPEGMRDRPVAAFHDGKKFMVEKYSLGLIPGLSLVDTRYRNLRKVQALVMGASEFRNPNLKALPAVPLEVKVVSREWNGVSFLNQNFSLENLTSQRNQTPYGIIHLATHAEFTSGGDSYIQLWGDEQLRPQQIRNLGWKDVELLVLSACKTAAGDQTDQLGFAGLAFQSGVKSVLASLWQVSDEGTLSLMSEFYRQMNRPEVTIKAEGLRQAQLAMLRKEITFKDGAIRSLRGTPINLPSNLVTINRDLSHPFYWAGFTIVGSPW; encoded by the coding sequence ATGGCGAGACCATCCCTACTATTAGCTATTTTACCTTTTATTAGCATTGCCTATCCTAGTTGGAGTCAGTCTATTATTCCTGCTAATGATGGCACAAATACTGCTGTAAATAGTATTGGTAATCGCATTGATATTTCGGGTGGTCAACTATCTGGCGATCGCACCAATCTTTTTCACAGCTTTCAACAATTTGGCTTAAATACTAATCAAATTGCCAACTTTCTTTCTAACCCTAGCATTCAAAATATTTTAGGTCGGGTTGTCGGTGGGGATGCCTCAGTTATTAATGGATTAATCCAAGTAAGTGGGGGTAACTCCAATTTATTTTTAATGAATCCTGCGGGAATTATCTTTGGCAATAATGCCAGTTTGAACTTAGCTGGGGCTTTTACGGCTACTACTGCCAATGGGATTGGATTTGGAAATAATTTCTTTAATGCGATCGGGACTAATAATTATGCAACTTTAGTTGGCAATCCCAATAGCTTTGCTTTTACCATGTCTCACCCAGGGGCAATTATTAGTGCGGCTGATCTAGCGGTTAACTCAGGCAAAGATATTAATTTCTTGGGTGGAACTGTGATCAGTACAGGTAATCTATCTGCCCCCAATGGTAGCATTACCCTCAGTGCTGTCCCCGGTAAAAACCTAGTAAGACTTAGCCAAGTTGGGGATGTCATTGGTTTGGAATTTCAACCTAATCCAGACTTGGGCATTAACCCTTGGGGACTATCTATTCCAACACTGCCGCAGTTATTAACTGGTGCCAACCTCGAAAAAGCTACGGGTCTCAGTGTAAATAATAATGGTGATGTAATTTTAACTGCCGCTAAACTTCCAGTCACAGTTGGAGATGCGATCGCTAAAAACATTAATACAGGTTCAAGTACCCTCAGTGCCGCTAATAATTTAACGCTAGTCAATTCTCAACTCCAAACATCACAAAACCTGAACTTACTCGCAGGAAATACAGTCAGAATTAGAGACAGTGCCACAACTGCCTTTATCGCTAATGCAGGAGCTAAGTTATCTATACAAGGTAACCAAGGCATAGATGTTTTTGCTTTGAATAATGCTGCCAGTGGCTTATTTTCTGGTACAGACATGATCCTAAGGTCTGCTAATACGATCAATGGGGATGCTCATTACTCTATTGGCGGTAATTTCAAGATTGAGCAATTAGATGGCAGCTTAGGTAATCTTTTCAGTCCCTATGATCCAGTCATAAAATCCAATGGAGATGTCAGCTTAGCCTCTTATACGGGGGCATCTTTACATATTCTGGCGGGTGGGCAGGTGACTATTCCGGGGAATATTATAATTACTGGTACCGATACTTCCAGTTTTATTGCTGAAACCTTTGGACTTTCCGATGGCGTGAGTACTGTTAGTATTAATGGCAGTATTAAGCCCACCTTAGATATTAGAGCAGGGATTAAGCCTCCAATCGCCGCAGATACACTCTTGCCAAGCAGTGCCAATATCACCATTGGTAATGTGACTATCGCTGTCCCTAATGGCGACGTAGTTTTAACTAACCAATACAACCCCAATCCAACCCTAGCGGGCAAAATTCAAACGGGTAATATCGATACCAGACCTGCAACTGGGAATGGTGGATCAGTGGTCATTGATTCCCGTGGTAGCGTTACAACTGGAAATATTCTGACTACAACTACTACTGGAACTATATCTGGGGCTATTAAAGTCTTGGCTCAGGATAATATTGCTTCAGGGGCGATCGATACCACTAGTTTTACCACTGCCAATGCTGGAGATATTACTCTATCCTCACTTAATGGCGGAATTACGGCAGCAATCATTGATGCGGGAGCTAGGGTAAATACTGGGAATACAGGCAACGGCGGTAACATTACAATTAATGCCAGTAAAAATATTGCTGTCACTGATCGGATTAGTACCGATGCCTTTGTTAACGGAAATGGCATAGCAGGTAATGGCGGCAATATTAGTGTTAACTCTACCACTGGTAATATTAGTGCCACTAATGTACGTTCTGGTTCTGTAGTTCAAAGTAACGGCACCACTAAAAAAGCAGGTGCAATTCTGCTTTCTACTACTGGAAATATAAGTGTTCAGGATGTTACAAGTAACTCGGAAATTAAAGGAGCATCAGGTACCACAGGTGACGGTAACAACATCACCCTTAAGGGTAATAACATTAGTACCCGAGATATTGCTACGTTATCCGTAATTAGTAACGGTGCGGGACTAGGTAATACTGGCAACGGTGCCAAGATTCAAGTTGATGCTACGGGCAATATTTCAGCTAGACGTGTATCTTCTACTTCCGCAGTAGCACAGGGTAATACAGGTATAGGCGGTGATATTAACCTTAATACTACCAATGGCAACATTAGTATTCTGCAGGATGTCACATCGGCATCGGCAACTTTTATAGGCAATGCTAGTAATGCTGGCAAAATTACATTTCAAGCCTTAAATGGCAATATTAATGTGGGGTTGGGAGTTTTATCCCTTTCTTTTGCCCAATCTGGTCAGTCAGGCAATGGTGGAGATGTAACTCTCACTGGAAAATCTATCAATATCGGCACACTAACAGTTCCAGGGGTGCCAAGCATATCAGGCAGTATAAATACCTCTTCGCAGTCAAGTTTAGTTGCTCAAAATGCAGGCAATATTTTCATTTCTAGTTCAGGTAATTTTACTAGTGGTGATTTAAATTCTTCCAGTATTGGGATTCTGGGTTCTCTCAACGCAGGGAATGTTGATATTACTTCCACAGGAGCGATCGCCACAGGCAATATTAATTCTTCAAGGGTTAGCTTCAGGGGAGGCAACCTGAACTTTACAGCTACAGGAGATATTTCCACGGGTAGTCTGGTGACCACAGGTGGTCTGGTTAATTTCTCTAGCTCCAATGGTGGTATTTCCGTTAATAGCATTGATACTTGGAGAACAAATGATAGTGGGGGAACAGTTGATTTAACTGCTAAGTCTGATGTGGCGATCGCTGGCAATATATCCACTGTTTCTGAGGTTACTAGTGATATTGGCGCAGACATTAAAATTTCTAGTACCAACGGTAAAATTTCAGTCTCAAACCTCTTTGCCCACGGCATACCCGTCACTATTGGAGGCGATATTGTCCTTAACGCTTTTGGGGATATAACAGCCGTCAACCTTAAAGGAGCGGATGTTACTGCCAATAGTACTAATGGCAAAATCGCTTTGAATAGTATTAGTTCTTATCCCGATGAATTGAACTTAGGTAAAATCTCATTAACTGCCTTAAATGATATTGCGATCGCTAATAATTTAGAGTCCTACCCTATTGCTAATCCTGAAGATAAAGCTGGTGATATTACTGCAACCAGTACAAATGGTTCAATTACTGCTCTCAATATTGAGGCAAACTCCATAGGAGGAGGAGGTAAGGTTACTCTCAAAGCTGCTCAGGATATAGCCATTACCGATATTATTAATACTTCTTCGGCATTGAGTGTAAGTTCAGGTACAGCCATTACTCAAAAAGGTGGCGATGTAAATCTAACTGCTGGTAATAATGTGAATGTGGGAGTTATTAATGCTGGCTCCTTTGCCGCTTCTGCTTCAGCAACTTCAACCGAAGGTGTGGTTAGTACTGTTGCCAGTAATGATGCGGGGAATGTAACTATTGATGCTGGTAAAGCGGTGAATATTACTGGTTCAATTCTTACTAATTCAGAAGTTATCCTAGCAGGTACCTTTAGCAGTCCTAGTAATCTAGGGGGCAAAATCAATATTACATCGGGTAGTGATGTCAATATTGGGGGGGCCCTATTCTCTGGAGCAATCCAACAGGCAGGGGATATTAGCGTTAATGCCGTTGGTGATATTGTAATTGGTGGTGATATTAATGCGGCATCACGGGTCAATTTTACTGGAATTGATGCTAACACCCAAAATGGTGGCAATATTTCCCTAATTACCAGTACTGGCAATATTACCGTCAGTGGTAATCTCAATACCAAATCTGAAGCTATTTCTGACCGTAATGCCACTAGTGGCAATGGGGGTAATATCTTGCTAATGGCAGCAGGGAACGTTACTGCTCGTGATATTACAACTAATACTTCTGCCACGGCTGGGACTCGATTTACTGCTACTTCGGGTAATGCGGGCAGTGTAACGGTAAAAGCTAATAATCTATCCGTGGGGAACATTACGACGATCGCCCAAAAAGGTAATGGTGGAGTAGTCAATCTTACGGCTGATAATTCAGCTAATACTGGAAATATCTCCACATGGGGTGCAAACTTAGGTATTACCGCAGGCAATATCACCACTAGCAATATCGATACTACCAGAACTAGTCCGGGCGGCAATATTACTCTTACGGCATCTAAGGGTGGCATAAATTTAGGTAGTTTGAATACTAAAGGTTCAACAGGTAGCTTGGGCGGCTCTGTTACCATTACTGCCTTTGGTAATATTACAGCCACCAAAATTGATACAGGTAGCCTAGGAGCTAATCCAACAGAGTGGCTAGCTGCGGGTAATATCAATCTCTCAAGTACCAATGGGGAGATTTTAATTCCCACCCTTGGGGCTGTAATCACCACAGGTAAAATCAGTCTTGGGATTCGTGGTACAGGTGACTTAAATCCAATCACCGATGCTGGAGGAGTGGGACTTCTATTTCAAGGAGTGGGAGATGCCCTTGCTCCCGGTTGCTTATGTGAAGGTTGGGGTGTTTCTGGGAATGGTATTGCGGGTGGAGCTTCTCCTGCTAATCCTAATCCTGGTAATTTAAAAATCACTAATTGGAGTTCCACGCCCACATCTGTGTCAACTACAACTGTACTCAGTACTTTACCCAATCTGAAAGTTACCCAAACCTATGCTCCCGCACCAGAAACTACCGCTTTATTTAAGAACCAAGTTACTATCACTAATACCAGTGCTGCTACCATTAACGATATTCGCTACAATCGTACCCAAGACTGGGATATCCCCCCTACAGAATTTAGAGAATATGTAACTGTACAAGGACGAGAAAAAGCTACAAATGTCATTTATTCCAGCAATAATGGCTTCGGTAATGTTAATCCCCTAGCAACCAACTCACCAATTACCCCTTCTACTCTAAATCGAGATTTTGTGAATAATGGTCCCCTAGATCAAGGTTCAGCCTTTACCTTTGGCTTTGGCAATCTGGCGGCAGGCAAGAGTCAAGTATTTAATATTTTTTACGGGGCAACACCTAGTCTGGCAAATGCGGGAACTGCTCTTACATCTGTAGGAGCAGAAGTTTATTCCCTAGGCTTATCTTCAGGGGTAAATAGTGCTGGTATTGGTAATCAAATTACTGGAACACCTGCTACTTTCATTTTTGCCTTTACTGGAGTTGGTGGAACTCCCACGCCTTTACCTACACCGACCCCAACGCCTACACCCACTCCCGTACCTACTCCAACACCAACCCCCATCCCAACACCGACCCCAACTCCCGTACCTTTTGAATCTCGCCCTCCCATTGAGGAAACACCTAAAACAGTTGTTACTCTTTCTCTTCCTACCCAAGACTTTCTGCGATCTACTAATGAAGAAATACTTCAGGATTTAGAACGAGAAACTGGCAAAAAACCAGCAATTATTACAGTTAAATTTACCCCAGGGGGCGATCGCCTAGTCTTGATTCTCTCCACATCTAAGGGCAAAATTGTTAAGTCTTTACCTATTAATCGTAAGCAAGTCATTGATCAAGCTGATAACTTGTCCCTAGAAGTTGCTTCTGTGCCAATTGGCAGAAATAATCCTCAAGATTACCTAAAACCTGCTCAGAAGCTCTATCAATGGTTAGTAGCTCCCCTAGATAGCGAATTAGAGAAACAGCAGATAGATACGGTGTTGTTTGAAATGCCTGAAGGAATGCGCGATCGCCCTGTGGCAGCTTTTCATGATGGCAAAAAATTTATGGTAGAAAAGTATAGTCTTGGTTTAATTCCAGGTTTGAGTTTAGTTGATACCCGCTATCGCAATTTACGCAAAGTTCAGGCATTAGTTATGGGTGCCTCGGAGTTTCGTAATCCCAACTTGAAAGCTTTGCCTGCTGTACCTTTAGAAGTAAAAGTTGTGAGTCGCGAATGGAATGGGGTTTCATTTTTAAATCAAAACTTTAGTCTTGAAAATTTAACCTCACAGCGTAATCAAACCCCCTACGGTATTATTCACCTTGCAACCCATGCCGAATTTACCTCTGGTGGTGACTCCTATATTCAGCTTTGGGGAGATGAGCAACTCAGACCTCAGCAAATTCGTAATTTAGGCTGGAAAGACGTAGAGCTTCTAGTTTTAAGTGCTTGTAAAACTGCGGCTGGCGATCAAACAGATCAATTAGGTTTTGCCGGGCTGGCATTCCAGTCTGGAGTAAAATCAGTCTTAGCAAGTTTATGGCAGGTCAGTGATGAGGGTACACTGTCTTTAATGAGTGAGTTTTATCGACAGATGAACCGTCCTGAGGTCACAATCAAAGCTGAAGGCTTAAGGCAGGCACAATTAGCTATGCTGCGTAAAGAAATCACCTTTAAAGATGGTGCTATTAGAAGTCTAAGGGGTACCCCAATTAACTTGCCCAGTAACCTAGTTACAATTAACCGAGATTTATCCCATCCTTTCTATTGGGCAGGATTTACTATAGTTGGTAGTCCTTGGTAG